The nucleotide window TCTTCTACGGCTCGTCCGACGCGGCCAACTCGATCACCGTCGACAAGACGCCCGCCTCGCTGTGGGTGATGGCGCTGTCCGCCCGGATCTTCGGCGTGAACGCGTGGAGCATCCTCGTACCGCAGGCCCTGATGGGCGTCGCGACGACCGGCCTGCTCTTCGCCACGGTCCGCCGCTGGTACGGCCCGGCGGCCGGCCTGATCGCGGGCGCGGTGTCCGCGCTGACCCCGGTCGCGGTGCTGATGTTCCGGTTCAACAACCCGGACGCGCTGCTGGTGCTGCTGATGGTCGCCGGGGCGTACGCGACAGTGCGGGCCATCGAGCACGGCTCGACGAGGTGGCTGCTGCTTGCCGGCACCCTTGTCGGCTTCGGCTTCCTCACCAAGATGCTCCAGGCGCTGCTTGTCGTGCCGGCGTACGCGCTCGCCTACCTGTTCGCCGGGCCGCCGAAGCTGGGCCGGCGGATCGTGCAGCTGCTGCTCGCCGGCCTCGCGGTCGTGGTCTCCGCCGGCTGGTACATCGCCATCGTCGAGCTGGTGCCCGCCTCCATGCGGCCCTACATCGGCGGCTCGCAGAACAACAGCCTGCTCGAGCTGACCCTGGGCTACAACGGCCTGGGCCGGCTGAACGGCGACGAGACCGGCAGCGTCGGCGGCGGGGGCGGCAACGGCGGCGGCGCCTGGGGTGATCCCAGCCTGCTGCGCATGTTCGACGGCTCGCAGGGCGGTCAGGTCTCCTGGCTGCTGCCGGCCGCGCTGATCCTGCTGGCGGCCGGGCTGGTCCTGACGCTGCGGGCCGCGCGCACCGACCGGCTGCGCGCCGGGCTGATCCTCTGGGGCACCTGGCTCGTCGGCACCGGCCTGGTCTTCAGCCTCATGCAGGGCATCTTCCACGCCTACTACACGGTGGCCCTGGCGCCGGCGATCGGCGCGGTGGCCGGCATGGGCTCGGCGCTGCTCTGGCGCCACCGGCGCAACGTGTTCGCCGCGCTGACCCTGGCGGCGACGATCGCGGTGAGCGCCTGGTGGTCTTACCACCTGCTGGCGCGCAGCGCCGACTTCCTGCCGTGGCTGCGCTGGGTGGTCCTGGTCGGCGGCGTCGCGGCGGCCCTCGGCGTGCTCGCGGCGCTGCGGCTGCCGGCCCGGATCGCGGTGGCGACCGCAGGGCTGGCGCTGGCGGCGGTGCTCGCCGGCCCGGCGGCCTACGCGGTGCAGACGGCGTCCGAGCCGCACACCGGCTCGATCCCGTCGGCCGGACCGGCCGGACAGGGCGGGTTCGGCGGCCGCGGCGGCCCGGGCGGCGGCGGCCCCGGCGGCGGTCGCGGCCAGCGCGGCGGGTTCCCGGGCGGCATGGGCGCCTTCCCCGGCGGGCCCGGCGGCACCGGCACCGCACCCGGCGGCACGGGTACCTTCCCCGGCGGCGCTTTCCCCGGCGGTCAGCAGAACGGCGGCACCGGCACGCCGGGCGGCGGGACGCGCGGCGGCGGGGGCATGGGCGGCCTGCTCAACGCGGCCACCGTCAGCGCCGAGATGAAGGCGCTGCTCGAGGCGGACGCCGACCGGTACACCTGGGTTGCCGCGGCGATCGGCTCGCAGAACGCCTCGGGCTACCAGCTCGCCACCGGCGACCCGGTCATGGCGATCGGCGGCTTCAATGGCAGCGACCCGTCGCCGACGCTGGCGCAGTTCCAGAGGTACGTGGCCGAGGGGAAGATCCACTACTTCATCGGTGGCGGAGGGTTCGGTGGCGGCCGTCCCGGCGGCGGCTCGGGCGGCAGCAACTACAGCTCGCAGATCTCCGAGTGGGTGACCGCGAACTACACCGCGCAGACCGTCGGCGGTGCGACCGTCTACGACCTGACCGCCACCCGATGACACACCCCTCCGACCCGGCGCGGGCGGTCCCCGAACTCGGGGGCCGCCCGCGCGGCGTGCCACAGACTCCAAACGGGACTCACAGGCCAGGCACAGGTTCGCCATATTCCGGGCATAGCACCGCGACCGATCTTCGTGACATGAGCCTTTCCATGCTGCCCTCGCCCGCCGCCGAGCAGG belongs to Amorphoplanes digitatis and includes:
- a CDS encoding ArnT family glycosyltransferase, which encodes MTSTLPVPPMVSPVEPPPTAPPAADPPRSRWSAFTRGRTDDPPWVRPSLLALLLLTGVLYVWGLGASGWGNAFYSAAVQAGSESWKAFFYGSSDAANSITVDKTPASLWVMALSARIFGVNAWSILVPQALMGVATTGLLFATVRRWYGPAAGLIAGAVSALTPVAVLMFRFNNPDALLVLLMVAGAYATVRAIEHGSTRWLLLAGTLVGFGFLTKMLQALLVVPAYALAYLFAGPPKLGRRIVQLLLAGLAVVVSAGWYIAIVELVPASMRPYIGGSQNNSLLELTLGYNGLGRLNGDETGSVGGGGGNGGGAWGDPSLLRMFDGSQGGQVSWLLPAALILLAAGLVLTLRAARTDRLRAGLILWGTWLVGTGLVFSLMQGIFHAYYTVALAPAIGAVAGMGSALLWRHRRNVFAALTLAATIAVSAWWSYHLLARSADFLPWLRWVVLVGGVAAALGVLAALRLPARIAVATAGLALAAVLAGPAAYAVQTASEPHTGSIPSAGPAGQGGFGGRGGPGGGGPGGGRGQRGGFPGGMGAFPGGPGGTGTAPGGTGTFPGGAFPGGQQNGGTGTPGGGTRGGGGMGGLLNAATVSAEMKALLEADADRYTWVAAAIGSQNASGYQLATGDPVMAIGGFNGSDPSPTLAQFQRYVAEGKIHYFIGGGGFGGGRPGGGSGGSNYSSQISEWVTANYTAQTVGGATVYDLTATR